In the Rhizobium sp. CB3090 genome, one interval contains:
- a CDS encoding DUF6428 family protein gives MNAIDKALSSDINLGLLLETLAASRDLPLVFRYEGRAVKPGYHVTEVKAGQFSALDCGANPEAWAEIFVQLWDIEESGRTHMPAGKFAAIIRKVSEHVQLDGSAKLTFEVSDGVQPMQLYCASAPVISDAAVYVELVPRAASCKPRDRWLAEEAQVAACCRSANAAKCCG, from the coding sequence ATGAACGCGATCGACAAGGCCCTTTCGTCGGATATTAACCTCGGTCTTTTGCTTGAGACCTTGGCAGCTTCGCGCGATCTGCCCCTTGTGTTCCGCTATGAGGGGCGGGCGGTGAAGCCGGGCTATCATGTCACCGAAGTCAAGGCCGGGCAGTTTTCAGCACTGGACTGCGGGGCCAATCCGGAAGCATGGGCCGAGATTTTCGTACAGCTCTGGGATATCGAGGAAAGTGGCCGCACCCATATGCCTGCAGGCAAGTTCGCTGCCATCATCCGCAAGGTTTCCGAGCATGTTCAGCTTGATGGCTCGGCGAAGCTGACCTTTGAGGTAAGCGATGGTGTCCAGCCGATGCAGCTCTATTGCGCATCGGCTCCTGTCATCAGCGATGCTGCGGTATATGTCGAACTCGTCCCACGCGCGGCGAGTTGCAAGCCACGTGACCGGTGGTTGGCTGAAGAAGCGCAAGTGGCGGCTTGCTGCAGATCGGCGAATGCAGCCAAGTGCTGCGGGTAG
- a CDS encoding metalloregulator ArsR/SmtB family transcription factor has protein sequence MDERQALASFGALSQETRLQIVRMLVVAGPDGMSAGTIAERLDVSPSNISFHLKELDRAGLVSQQREARSIIYTANYDALGGLVRFLMEDCCGGRPEICAPTAKVAACCAPAEEKIQ, from the coding sequence ATGGATGAACGTCAAGCCCTCGCTTCATTCGGTGCACTCTCTCAGGAGACCCGACTGCAGATCGTTCGTATGCTTGTTGTTGCCGGTCCCGATGGCATGTCGGCAGGAACAATTGCGGAAAGACTCGACGTATCGCCCTCGAACATCTCGTTTCATCTCAAGGAACTGGATCGGGCCGGCCTCGTCAGCCAACAGCGCGAAGCCCGCTCCATCATCTACACCGCCAATTACGATGCGCTCGGTGGCCTCGTGCGCTTCCTGATGGAAGATTGCTGCGGGGGCCGTCCCGAAATTTGCGCACCAACGGCCAAGGTTGCCGCCTGCTGCGCGCCTGCTGAGGAAAAAATTCAATGA
- a CDS encoding MIP/aquaporin family protein, producing the protein MTSFPLSRRLASEALGTALLVATVVGSGIMADRLTADTALALLANTLATGAILVVLITVLGPVSGAHFNPVVSLVFALRRGLTAMSALAYVVVQILGGIVGTILAHAMFELPLLQASTTIRTGGAQWLAEVTATFGLVFVILAGLRFRSEAVPWLVGLYITAAYWFTASTSFANPAVAIARSLTNTFAGIRPVDLPGFIVAEVLGALLALMLVGWLLMEARNPQTLTETEPAP; encoded by the coding sequence ATGACTTCTTTTCCGCTCTCCCGCCGCCTTGCCTCTGAGGCTCTCGGCACAGCGCTTTTGGTTGCGACCGTCGTCGGTTCGGGCATCATGGCGGACAGGCTGACGGCCGATACGGCCCTGGCATTGCTCGCCAACACGCTTGCGACGGGTGCGATCCTTGTCGTACTGATCACCGTGCTGGGGCCGGTTTCCGGCGCTCACTTCAACCCGGTCGTATCGCTGGTTTTCGCCCTCCGTCGCGGGCTGACCGCGATGTCGGCTCTGGCCTATGTCGTCGTGCAAATTCTTGGTGGCATTGTCGGAACCATCCTTGCGCATGCCATGTTCGAACTGCCCTTGCTTCAGGCCTCGACCACCATCCGTACCGGCGGCGCGCAATGGCTCGCGGAAGTAACGGCCACCTTCGGCCTCGTCTTCGTGATCCTCGCCGGCTTGCGTTTTCGGTCCGAAGCAGTGCCATGGCTGGTCGGTCTCTATATCACTGCAGCCTACTGGTTCACGGCTTCCACCTCATTCGCCAATCCGGCCGTCGCCATCGCCCGCTCGCTGACGAACACCTTTGCGGGCATCCGCCCTGTCGATCTGCCGGGCTTCATCGTTGCGGAAGTCCTGGGCGCATTGCTGGCGTTGATGCTCGTTGGCTGGCTGTTGATGGAAGCCCGCAATCCTCAAACTCTTACGGAAACGGAACCCGCCCCATGA
- a CDS encoding tetratricopeptide repeat protein, producing MRLRQIGFGLTLALSIAFQAHADDGQTAYDKGDYASALAHWQPLADKGDAASQDGLGSLYALGKGVPQDYAQAIAWFAKAAEQGLPKAQFHLGYAYLRGDGVTRDRNAAIGWFRKAAAQGYTPAQSILDQMN from the coding sequence ATGCGGCTGAGACAGATAGGCTTCGGACTGACGCTGGCACTCTCGATCGCCTTCCAGGCCCATGCCGACGATGGGCAAACCGCCTACGACAAAGGCGACTATGCCAGCGCGCTTGCCCATTGGCAGCCGTTGGCAGACAAAGGCGATGCCGCGTCGCAGGATGGCCTCGGCAGTCTCTATGCGCTCGGAAAGGGCGTTCCGCAGGATTATGCCCAGGCTATCGCCTGGTTTGCCAAAGCCGCCGAGCAAGGCCTGCCCAAGGCGCAATTCCATCTCGGCTACGCTTATCTGCGCGGCGACGGCGTCACGAGAGATCGCAACGCGGCAATAGGCTGGTTCCGGAAAGCCGCTGCCCAAGGTTATACGCCGGCACAGAGCATCCTCGATCAGATGAATTGA
- the arsC gene encoding arsenate reductase (glutaredoxin) (This arsenate reductase requires both glutathione and glutaredoxin to convert arsenate to arsenite, after which the efflux transporter formed by ArsA and ArsB can extrude the arsenite from the cell, providing resistance.), with protein sequence MTMDVTIYHNPQCGTSRNTLAMIRNACIEPTVIEYLKNPPTREQLVKMIADAGLSVREAIREKGTPYAELGLDNPDLTDDQLLDAMLKDPILINRPFVITPIGTRLARPSELVLDILPDTHKGPFTKEDGEQVLDDQGKRIV encoded by the coding sequence ATGACCATGGACGTCACGATCTATCACAATCCGCAATGCGGCACGTCGCGCAATACGCTGGCGATGATCCGGAATGCGTGCATCGAACCGACTGTCATCGAATATCTGAAAAATCCGCCGACCCGCGAACAGCTCGTGAAGATGATTGCGGATGCAGGTTTGAGCGTCCGCGAGGCAATTCGCGAGAAGGGCACGCCCTACGCCGAACTCGGCCTCGACAATCCGGACCTGACCGACGATCAGTTGCTCGACGCCATGTTGAAGGACCCCATCCTGATCAACCGCCCATTCGTCATCACCCCGATCGGCACCCGCCTTGCCCGCCCTTCCGAGCTCGTTCTGGATATCCTGCCCGACACCCACAAAGGCCCCTTCACCAAGGAAGACGGCGAGCAGGTTCTCGATGACCAAGGCAAACGCATTGTGTGA
- a CDS encoding acyl-CoA thioesterase codes for MNDSVKPRGELTLRTLAMPADANPAGDIFGGWVMAQMDLASGIRAAERARGRVVTAAVKEMAFELPVKIGDTLSVFTYIERVGRTSITLIVEAWAHRSRYAKLEKVTAGTFIMVALDENGAPKPVPAES; via the coding sequence ATGAACGACAGCGTCAAACCGAGAGGCGAATTGACCTTGCGTACGCTGGCTATGCCGGCCGACGCCAATCCTGCCGGCGACATCTTCGGCGGCTGGGTCATGGCGCAGATGGACTTGGCGAGCGGAATTCGCGCGGCCGAGCGGGCGCGCGGTCGCGTCGTCACCGCCGCCGTCAAGGAAATGGCTTTCGAACTGCCGGTGAAGATCGGCGATACGCTGAGCGTCTTTACCTATATCGAACGAGTCGGTCGTACCTCGATCACGCTCATCGTCGAAGCTTGGGCTCACCGTTCGCGCTACGCCAAGTTAGAGAAGGTCACGGCCGGCACATTCATCATGGTAGCGCTCGACGAGAATGGCGCGCCGAAGCCGGTTCCCGCGGAGAGCTGA
- a CDS encoding phytanoyl-CoA dioxygenase family protein, whose translation MSGSLRSVLDETARGLAPLEANGKILSMAPDRFGYLEPTDAATDIAMLREQYQEHGYLWLKGFLKRQDVLDFRAWVFRHLMDTVLLQPGSDPMIGLAADGETDKALADRRLMALVRSVAYEGFCTQPRLASFMDEFLQGISYLHKRKIMRFTRPNTGVVTPAHYDLVYLRGGTSRIVTAWIPIGDIPVDMGGLVYLEGSHRIGADMEKEFAAKSASLSPEERISAFNKNMTEGGWVSKDLPDMAERFNTRWLAADYEAGDIVLHSPYMIHASTTNRDPKRRLRLSTDIRYQNVEDEIDARWGNHWSLGDML comes from the coding sequence ATGTCGGGTTCGTTGCGTTCGGTACTGGATGAAACGGCGCGGGGGCTGGCGCCGCTGGAGGCGAACGGCAAGATTCTGTCTATGGCGCCGGACCGTTTCGGCTATCTCGAACCGACCGATGCCGCGACCGACATTGCGATGCTACGCGAGCAATATCAGGAGCATGGCTATCTCTGGCTCAAGGGATTTCTGAAGCGGCAGGATGTGCTCGATTTCCGCGCCTGGGTGTTCAGGCATCTGATGGACACCGTACTTCTGCAACCCGGCTCGGATCCCATGATCGGCCTTGCCGCTGACGGGGAGACCGACAAGGCGCTGGCCGACAGGCGGCTGATGGCGCTGGTGCGCTCGGTGGCCTATGAGGGCTTCTGCACGCAGCCGCGGCTGGCTTCCTTCATGGACGAATTCCTGCAGGGCATCTCCTATCTGCACAAGCGCAAGATCATGCGTTTCACCCGGCCGAACACCGGCGTCGTCACCCCCGCACACTACGATCTCGTCTATCTGCGCGGCGGCACGAGCCGCATCGTCACGGCCTGGATTCCGATCGGCGACATTCCGGTCGATATGGGCGGCCTCGTCTATCTCGAGGGATCGCACCGGATCGGCGCCGACATGGAAAAGGAGTTCGCGGCCAAGAGCGCGTCACTCTCGCCGGAGGAACGCATCAGCGCGTTCAACAAGAACATGACCGAAGGCGGCTGGGTTTCCAAAGATTTGCCCGATATGGCGGAGCGCTTCAATACGCGCTGGCTCGCCGCCGATTACGAGGCCGGCGATATCGTGCTGCACAGCCCCTATATGATCCATGCGTCCACGACCAATCGCGACCCGAAGCGCCGTCTCCGCCTCTCGACCGACATCCGCTATCAGAATGTCGAGGACGAAATCGACGCCCGCTGGGGCAATCACTGGAGCTTGGGAGACATGCTCTAA
- a CDS encoding MFS transporter, whose protein sequence is MSALDSLRSLSPQQRNTVIAAYLGWTLDAFDFFILVFVLKHIAEEFHTDVPTVSVAIFLTLAMRPLGALVFGLAADRYGRRATLMVDVLLYSIFEFLTGFSTGLTMFLILRALFGIAMGGEWGVGASLTMETVPEESRGIISGILQAGYPSGYLLASIVFFLLFPIIGWRGMFMVGALPALLVLYIRRNVEESPAFLERQGRPQQSFVSVLRGNIPLFLWAVVLMTAFNFFSHGTQDLYPTFLEVQRQYSSYTVGAIAIVYNIGAIIGGLFFGALSQRIGRRRAIVIAAALAIPVAPLWVYAPGPVLLAVGAFLMQFFVQGAWGIVPVHLNELSPDEVRGTFPGFAYQLGNLLASGNATIQAGLAARWNGDYAFALLIVLIIVAVIVALFSGFGFEKKGIRFGDKRAEEPQSAIPI, encoded by the coding sequence ATGTCAGCATTGGATAGTTTACGCTCTTTGTCCCCACAACAACGCAACACCGTCATCGCCGCCTATCTCGGCTGGACGCTGGATGCTTTCGATTTCTTCATATTGGTCTTCGTTCTCAAACATATCGCCGAAGAGTTCCATACCGACGTTCCGACGGTCTCCGTGGCGATCTTCCTGACGCTTGCCATGCGGCCGCTCGGGGCGCTGGTCTTCGGGCTCGCCGCCGACCGCTACGGCAGGCGGGCAACGCTGATGGTGGATGTGCTGCTTTACTCGATTTTCGAGTTCCTCACCGGCTTTTCGACCGGTCTCACGATGTTTCTGATATTGCGAGCGCTCTTCGGCATCGCCATGGGCGGCGAATGGGGCGTCGGCGCGTCGCTGACAATGGAAACTGTGCCCGAGGAGTCGCGCGGCATCATCTCCGGCATTCTGCAGGCCGGCTATCCCTCCGGCTATCTGCTGGCGTCGATCGTGTTCTTCCTGCTGTTCCCGATCATCGGCTGGCGGGGCATGTTCATGGTCGGCGCTCTGCCGGCGCTGCTGGTGCTCTATATCCGTCGCAACGTCGAGGAATCGCCGGCTTTCCTGGAGCGCCAGGGGAGGCCGCAACAGTCGTTCGTCAGCGTGCTGCGCGGGAACATTCCGCTGTTCCTGTGGGCGGTGGTGCTGATGACCGCGTTCAATTTCTTCAGCCACGGCACGCAGGATCTCTATCCGACCTTCCTCGAAGTGCAGCGGCAATATAGCAGCTACACGGTCGGCGCCATTGCCATCGTCTATAATATCGGCGCGATCATTGGCGGCTTGTTTTTCGGGGCCTTGTCGCAGCGCATCGGCCGGCGGCGGGCGATCGTCATCGCTGCGGCGCTGGCAATCCCGGTCGCCCCGCTATGGGTCTACGCGCCTGGGCCGGTGCTGCTCGCCGTCGGCGCCTTCCTGATGCAGTTCTTCGTGCAGGGCGCCTGGGGCATCGTGCCGGTGCATCTCAACGAGTTGTCGCCAGACGAAGTGCGCGGTACATTCCCCGGCTTCGCCTATCAGCTCGGCAACCTGCTCGCATCCGGCAATGCAACGATCCAGGCGGGCCTGGCGGCGCGTTGGAACGGAGACTACGCCTTTGCGCTGCTGATCGTGTTGATCATCGTCGCGGTCATCGTGGCGCTGTTCTCCGGTTTTGGTTTCGAAAAGAAGGGTATCCGCTTCGGCGATAAGAGGGCAGAGGAACCCCAGAGCGCGATACCGATCTGA